In a genomic window of Ignavibacteria bacterium:
- a CDS encoding DUF429 domain-containing protein — MTAIERPVAGIDVGVNKGYHVVLLQGNEFTTRRPFHSASEVAQWCDDVNAAIVAVDAPCKWAFHGKSRQCERELEIGDAKIHSFKTPQEFVAKGRPFYEWVRRGQLLYSELKDRRYELFECATTARRIMIETFPNAVVCALEGRVVKARPKARTRRDLLSRLGYDHSALPSIDHVDAALCALAAHSFENSQYRSFGQAIDGLIVVPVTGYPNVR, encoded by the coding sequence AACGACCAGTCGCTGGAATCGATGTAGGTGTCAACAAGGGCTACCACGTAGTACTCTTGCAGGGTAACGAGTTTACAACGCGTAGACCATTCCATTCGGCATCAGAAGTGGCACAATGGTGCGACGATGTAAATGCCGCCATTGTAGCGGTCGATGCGCCTTGTAAATGGGCATTCCACGGAAAGTCAAGACAGTGTGAGCGCGAGCTTGAGATTGGTGATGCTAAGATTCACAGCTTCAAAACGCCACAGGAGTTTGTTGCGAAGGGTAGGCCGTTCTATGAATGGGTAAGGCGCGGTCAATTGTTGTATTCTGAATTGAAAGATCGCAGATATGAGCTCTTCGAGTGTGCTACAACTGCTCGAAGAATCATGATAGAAACTTTCCCGAATGCAGTGGTCTGTGCTTTAGAGGGGCGAGTAGTGAAGGCAAGACCCAAAGCAAGAACACGTAGGGACCTACTCAGCCGACTTGGTTATGATCACAGTGCACTGCCATCGATAGACCATGTTGATGCTGCACTGTGTGCCCTTGCTGCTCATTCGTTTGAGAACTCGCAGTACCGATCGTTCGGACAGGCTATAGATGGGCTGATCGTTGTGCCAGTTACGGGATATCCGAATGTGCGGTAG